The nucleotide sequence TGGCTGTAGGCTGCCCCCTGGATAGCTcacctctcctctctgtctccctctccagGCTTCCTCCTGACCTTGGCACTGACTGAAGCTCTGGTACTTGCTGTCCAGGAACCACCTCCCAGGGATTCTTTCCAAGTTCTCCCCTCAGGCAGTCCCACCAGCACCATGGTGACAGCACCTCACAGCTCTACCAGACACTCCTCTATGGTAATGCTGAGCTGGCATCCTGATGGCCTCTCCTCACAGGCTGCACCTATTGTGGCAACAACACCCCGTCCAGACGGGCATCCTCCTACAAACACCATTTCCACCGTCATAGTGACGGCCCCCATTCCCCATCCTGAAAGCCTCCTGCCCACAGGTGCCCCTCCTGCTGCCATGGCAACTACATCTTCCCACTCAGAGAGCCGCCCCTCAGGAGAGGCCACCCCCACCATGCTGCTGACAAAGACACCAGGAACCACCAGCCGCCCTCCCACAGCGCCCCCACGGGCTACCACCCGCAGGCCCCCCAGGCCTCCAGGCTCTTCCCGAAAGGGGGCCGCGGGTTCACTTCGCCCTGTCCCACCCGGTGGCTActctgggaggaaggaaggccagCGGGGACGAAATCAGAGCTCCACACATCTGGGGCAGAAGCGGCCTCTAGGGAAAATCTTTCAGATCTACAAGGGCAACTTCACAGGGTCTGTGGAGCCAGACCCCTCTACCCTTACCCCTAGAACCCCACTCTGGGGCTCCTCCTCTTTGCCACAGCCCCAGACAGTGGCTGCGACCACAGCCCCCAGAAGTACCTCGTGGGCACCTTCTACCACCCCCCTGGTGCCTGCAGAGGACAAGCCAGGCCTTAGCAAGGCCAGCCAGGGGGGTGAATCCACCTTCACCAGCGCAGGAGAGGCACCAGACACCACCACAGCCTCAGGTGTCTCTGCCAACCCACAGCCTGCTCCAGTGCCTTCTCAGCGCCCCCATGGGGTCATGCAagacagccacagccacagcgaCTCTTGGCTTACTGTCACCCCTGGCACCAATAGACCTCTGTCTGCCAGCCCTGGAGTCTTCACGGCTGCCATGGAGCCCACCCAGGCTGCCTTTGATGCCAGTGTCTCAACCCCTTCCCAAGGGATTCCTCAGGGAGTGTCCACAACCCCACAGGCCCCAGCCTGGCCCCCTGGGGTCTCagaaagcactgtttctccagccAGGGAGGAAGCTGCGACCTCCCCCACAGTGACCGACAGGGTGCCCAGTCCTCTCTCCACAGTGATGTCCACAGCT is from Castor canadensis chromosome 17, mCasCan1.hap1v2, whole genome shotgun sequence and encodes:
- the Tmem108 gene encoding transmembrane protein 108, encoding MKRSLQALYCQLLSFLLTLALTEALVLAVQEPPPRDSFQVLPSGSPTSTMVTAPHSSTRHSSMVMLSWHPDGLSSQAAPIVATTPRPDGHPPTNTISTVIVTAPIPHPESLLPTGAPPAAMATTSSHSESRPSGEATPTMLLTKTPGTTSRPPTAPPRATTRRPPRPPGSSRKGAAGSLRPVPPGGYSGRKEGQRGRNQSSTHLGQKRPLGKIFQIYKGNFTGSVEPDPSTLTPRTPLWGSSSLPQPQTVAATTAPRSTSWAPSTTPLVPAEDKPGLSKASQGGESTFTSAGEAPDTTTASGVSANPQPAPVPSQRPHGVMQDSHSHSDSWLTVTPGTNRPLSASPGVFTAAMEPTQAAFDASVSTPSQGIPQGVSTTPQAPAWPPGVSESTVSPAREEAATSPTVTDRVPSPLSTVMSTATGNFLNRLVPAGTWKPGTAGNISHVAEGDKPQHRATICLSKMDIAWVILAISVPISSCSVLLTVCCMRRKKKTANPENNLSYWNNAITMDYFNRHAVELPREIQSLETSEDQLSEPRSPANGDYRDTGMVLVNPFCQETLFMGNDQVSEI